A single Acropora palmata chromosome 5, jaAcrPala1.3, whole genome shotgun sequence DNA region contains:
- the LOC141880931 gene encoding uncharacterized protein LOC141880931 isoform X2, translating into MSTRGGRRIGSGRKRIYGSSATNKVWNRGHTRIWLDSVIYSSWMSSKSLCGHSSDAKFAGHLLSLERRRRKVDSGCGIQTSPRRDTCTPLRKRPRLQEVVDGPTMTSTPVQCTSTQGPLPANESPLQLLTTPVNESMQVDITGVSALEDLQFRIHDDSVMVSRSSSVSSRSSVEESEDELSFTLNDVLLDEALRDLNHHKDLDEIESDSEEEQSLCEADLEDLEEDWGLDELDASFIQEFPPDSSTEEKQQQPANIPVEESPAVQANKTTRSVMTQTDQKNRTKPSVSKHVAEYGPHQKSTRRYEEGHYQEELGLIKGTKIICSLDLLLQQLGENCKHPGCIFETVVDYTLCGTSAMISWKCPAGHIGKFCTSGEVNNVMSNNLQATAAVLLCGNNFAKVEKFASFMGLSFISPSTLYRVQKLHCLPAIDEWWEWMRGELLVEFENEELVVSGDGQCDSPGYSAKNLCYYLMEVV; encoded by the exons ATGTCCACTCGCGGCGGTCGTCGTATTGGCAGCGGCCGAAAAAGAATTTATGGTAGCAGCGCCACCAATAAAGTTTGGAATCGAGGACATACCAGGATTTGGCTAGATAGCGTTATTTATTCATCTTGGATGTCGTCGAAATCACTGTGCGGTCATTCCTCTGACGCAAAGTTTGCAGGCCATCTTCTCTCTCTGGAGCGACGAAGAAG GAAAGTAGATTCTGGTTGTGGAATTCAAACAAGTCCACGCAGGGATACGTGTACTCCTCTCAGAAAGCGACCAAGGCTTCAGGAAGTCGTTGACG GACCTACAATGACGTCCACTCCAGTTCAATGTACCAGTACACAGGGTCCTTTACCTGCAAATGAAAGTCCACTGCAGCTTCTGACAACACCAGTTAATGA ATCAATGCAAGTTGACATTACTGGTGTTAGTGCATTAGAGGATCTTCAATTTAGAATTCATGATGATTCTGTGATGGTATCAAGAAGCTCTAGTGTTTCCAGCAGATCATCAGTGGAAGAAAGTGAAGACGAGCTGTCATTTActctcaatga TGTACTACTGGATGAAGCACTGCGTGATCTGAATCATCATAAAGATTTGGATGAGATTGAGAGTGACAGTGAAGAAGAACAGTCTTTATG CGAAGCAGATCTTGAAGACCTTGAGGAAGATTGGGGACTGGACGAGCTGGATGCTAGCTTTATTCAGGAATTTCCTCCCGATTCATCTACTGAAGAAAAGCAGCAACAACCTGCAAACATCCCAGTAGAGGAGTCGCCAGCTGTGCAGGCTAATAAAACAACAAGGTCTGTTATGACCCAGACAGACCAAAAAAACAGGACCAAACCTTCTGTCTCAAAGCATGTCGCAGAATATGGACCTCATCAAAAGTCAACAAGGAGGTATGAGGAAGGGCACTACCAAGAAGAACTTGGACTTATTAAGGGAACAAAAATTATCTGCTCTCTGGACCTCTTGCTCCAGCAGTTGGGAGAAAACTGCAAGCATCCAGGCTGTATTTTTGAGACAGTGGTTGATTATACTTTGTGTGGCACCAGTGCCATGATCAGCTGGAAGTGCCCTGCTGGTCACATTGGtaaattttgcacttcagGAGAGGTGAATAATGTCATGTCAAATAACCTTCAAGCTACTGCAGCTGTTTTGTTGTGTGGCAACAACTTTGCAAAAGTAGAAAAATTTGCCAGTTTTATGGggctttcattcatttctcCTTCAACATTGTACAGAGTACAGAAGTTGCACTGCTTACCTGCTATAGATGAATGGTGGGAGTGGATGAGAGGAGAGCTTCTGGTAGagtttgaaaatgaagaattggTTGTAAGTGGTGATGGTCAATGTGATTCGCCTGGCTATTCGGCAAAGAATCTGTGTTACTACCTAATGGAAGTTGTATAA
- the LOC141880931 gene encoding uncharacterized protein LOC141880931 isoform X1, whose translation MSTRGGRRIGSGRKRIYGSSATNKVWNRGHTRIWLDSVIYSSWMSSKSLCGHSSDAKFAGHLLSLERRRRKVDSGCGIQTSPRRDTCTPLRKRPRLQEVVDVGPTMTSTPVQCTSTQGPLPANESPLQLLTTPVNESMQVDITGVSALEDLQFRIHDDSVMVSRSSSVSSRSSVEESEDELSFTLNDVLLDEALRDLNHHKDLDEIESDSEEEQSLCEADLEDLEEDWGLDELDASFIQEFPPDSSTEEKQQQPANIPVEESPAVQANKTTRSVMTQTDQKNRTKPSVSKHVAEYGPHQKSTRRYEEGHYQEELGLIKGTKIICSLDLLLQQLGENCKHPGCIFETVVDYTLCGTSAMISWKCPAGHIGKFCTSGEVNNVMSNNLQATAAVLLCGNNFAKVEKFASFMGLSFISPSTLYRVQKLHCLPAIDEWWEWMRGELLVEFENEELVVSGDGQCDSPGYSAKNLCYYLMEVV comes from the exons ATGTCCACTCGCGGCGGTCGTCGTATTGGCAGCGGCCGAAAAAGAATTTATGGTAGCAGCGCCACCAATAAAGTTTGGAATCGAGGACATACCAGGATTTGGCTAGATAGCGTTATTTATTCATCTTGGATGTCGTCGAAATCACTGTGCGGTCATTCCTCTGACGCAAAGTTTGCAGGCCATCTTCTCTCTCTGGAGCGACGAAGAAG GAAAGTAGATTCTGGTTGTGGAATTCAAACAAGTCCACGCAGGGATACGTGTACTCCTCTCAGAAAGCGACCAAGGCTTCAGGAAGTCGTTGACG TAGGACCTACAATGACGTCCACTCCAGTTCAATGTACCAGTACACAGGGTCCTTTACCTGCAAATGAAAGTCCACTGCAGCTTCTGACAACACCAGTTAATGA ATCAATGCAAGTTGACATTACTGGTGTTAGTGCATTAGAGGATCTTCAATTTAGAATTCATGATGATTCTGTGATGGTATCAAGAAGCTCTAGTGTTTCCAGCAGATCATCAGTGGAAGAAAGTGAAGACGAGCTGTCATTTActctcaatga TGTACTACTGGATGAAGCACTGCGTGATCTGAATCATCATAAAGATTTGGATGAGATTGAGAGTGACAGTGAAGAAGAACAGTCTTTATG CGAAGCAGATCTTGAAGACCTTGAGGAAGATTGGGGACTGGACGAGCTGGATGCTAGCTTTATTCAGGAATTTCCTCCCGATTCATCTACTGAAGAAAAGCAGCAACAACCTGCAAACATCCCAGTAGAGGAGTCGCCAGCTGTGCAGGCTAATAAAACAACAAGGTCTGTTATGACCCAGACAGACCAAAAAAACAGGACCAAACCTTCTGTCTCAAAGCATGTCGCAGAATATGGACCTCATCAAAAGTCAACAAGGAGGTATGAGGAAGGGCACTACCAAGAAGAACTTGGACTTATTAAGGGAACAAAAATTATCTGCTCTCTGGACCTCTTGCTCCAGCAGTTGGGAGAAAACTGCAAGCATCCAGGCTGTATTTTTGAGACAGTGGTTGATTATACTTTGTGTGGCACCAGTGCCATGATCAGCTGGAAGTGCCCTGCTGGTCACATTGGtaaattttgcacttcagGAGAGGTGAATAATGTCATGTCAAATAACCTTCAAGCTACTGCAGCTGTTTTGTTGTGTGGCAACAACTTTGCAAAAGTAGAAAAATTTGCCAGTTTTATGGggctttcattcatttctcCTTCAACATTGTACAGAGTACAGAAGTTGCACTGCTTACCTGCTATAGATGAATGGTGGGAGTGGATGAGAGGAGAGCTTCTGGTAGagtttgaaaatgaagaattggTTGTAAGTGGTGATGGTCAATGTGATTCGCCTGGCTATTCGGCAAAGAATCTGTGTTACTACCTAATGGAAGTTGTATAA